A DNA window from Nitrospinota bacterium contains the following coding sequences:
- a CDS encoding MoaD family protein, with the protein MVAVKIQSMFDFVEIFGQPEVKIDVKENTSIKDLLLLLINQYGEKLKEKMIDPKTGDVFEHLEILCNGRNIKFLHGNDTTLREGDSVTIFVPIGGGSL; encoded by the coding sequence ATGGTCGCTGTAAAAATTCAGAGTATGTTTGATTTTGTAGAGATATTCGGTCAACCTGAGGTTAAGATTGATGTAAAGGAAAATACCTCAATAAAAGACCTTCTTTTGTTATTGATAAATCAATACGGTGAGAAATTGAAAGAAAAGATGATTGATCCTAAGACAGGAGATGTTTTTGAACACTTAGAGATCCTTTGCAATGGAAGAAATATCAAATTTCTTCATGGAAATGATACAACCCTCAGAGAAGGTGATAGTGTAACTATCTTTGTCCCCATAGGCGGCGGTTCTTTATAA
- a CDS encoding YkgJ family cysteine cluster protein gives MAQKKRKIKKQNNKLKKNSICIKCPAPCCRDLAMMITKPRTRAEIDDLKWHLHYNTVSVAIRNYRWYLTIKGRCIYLDRNNMCKIYAKRPLKCRQHLPPDCEKFDSWYDALISRPEELEDYLNGRK, from the coding sequence ATGGCTCAGAAAAAAAGAAAAATAAAAAAGCAGAATAATAAGTTGAAAAAGAACTCCATCTGTATAAAGTGCCCTGCCCCTTGTTGTAGAGACCTTGCTATGATGATAACGAAGCCCAGAACCAGAGCTGAAATAGACGACCTGAAATGGCATCTTCATTATAATACTGTAAGTGTAGCTATTAGAAACTATAGATGGTACCTCACAATTAAGGGTAGGTGTATTTATCTGGATCGGAATAACATGTGCAAGATATATGCTAAAAGACCGTTAAAATGCAGACAACATCTCCCACCAGATTGCGAAAAGTTTGATAGCTGGTACGATGCTCTTATTTCCAGACCTGAAGAACTTGAGGATTATTTAAACGGAAGGAAATAG